In a single window of the Trichoderma breve strain T069 chromosome 6, whole genome shotgun sequence genome:
- a CDS encoding tyrosine phosphatase family domain-containing protein, protein MEEDHQLQKVPNFRDVGKTVNQFLGERRVRENLFYRSGRLDDATAADKDLIRNELEIKTIVDLRTKTEILKQIRKHRRSGEASEIPGVQYHGIKINGRSFERHLLSLLSWWDFFKVIFFFIAGYRIDAVRVLSTQVMLPRGLVRLGLDTLDHCGSEIHQALSLYTSPQTLPCIIHCTQGKDRTGLICALVLMILGIPRAAIEHDYFLTDAELMPSRPQMLVEIHEIGLTDEWAGTAKDMISSIESHINDNYGGLDNYLDSIGFDQQQRAKIRETLLY, encoded by the exons ATGGAAGAAGATCACCAGCTCCAGAAGGTTCCCAATTTCAGAGACGTTGGCAAAACCGTCAACCAGTTTCTCGGAGAGAG ACGCGTCCGAGAGAATCTTTTCTACCGATCTGGAAGACTAG ACGACGCCACGGCTGCAGACAAGGACCTAATCAGGAATGAACTTGAGATAAAAACTATTGTTGATTTACGCACAAA AACCGAAATCCTCAAACAAATCAGAAAACACCGGCGCTCTGGCGAAGCCAGCGAGATCCCAGGCGTGCAATACCACGGCATCAAGATCAATGGCAGATCCTTCGAGAGACATTTATTAAGCCTTCTATCATGGTGGGACTTTTT CAAGgtcattttcttcttcatcgcgGGATACCGCATAGACGCAGTCAGGGTTCTCAGCACTCAAGTCATGTTACCCCGTGGCCTCGTCCGTCTCGGCCTAGACACGCTTGATCACTGTGGCTCGGAGATACACCAAGCCCTCTCGTTGTACACTTCTCCCCAGACCTTGCCATGCATCATTCATTGTACCCAGGGAAAAGATCGCACAG GGCTTATATGCGCTTTGGTATTGATGATACTGGGGATTCCCAGAGCGGCTATCGAGCACGACTACTTTCTCACTGACGCTGAGCTCATGCCCAGCCGACCTCAGATGCTGGTAGAGATTCATGAGATAGGCTTGACGGATGAGTGGGCCGGCACCGCAAAGGACATGATCTCGTCCATTGAAAGTCACATCAATGACAACTATGGAGGCTTGGACAATTATCTGGATTCCATTGGCTTTgatcagcagcagcgagctAAGATCCGGGAGACACTGCTCTACTGA